A single region of the Triticum dicoccoides isolate Atlit2015 ecotype Zavitan chromosome 2B, WEW_v2.0, whole genome shotgun sequence genome encodes:
- the LOC119362038 gene encoding uncharacterized protein LOC119362038 has product MDPEGNSKHAILERLLADKYAEPMKLPFSLLEDITNGFSPDHRIGIGGFAVVYKGVVGKYTVAVKKLSNTYNIRENKFHQEVKCLMKAKHENIVRFLGYCAETQGEMEDYEGKLVMSDQRNWLLCSEHVPNGSLDKHITDVSTGLEWRERYRIIRGICEGLHYLHQKCILHLDLKPANILLDDHMVPKITDFGLSRCFEEGQTSAFTEQIFLSRGYFAPELLRGQITYKLDIFSLGAIIMEILIGEKSYPEDEKVVASWMNQVVASWMDRLEALEGDTQLEQVRVCTKIGIECLDLDPKKRPDAGDIIDRLDKTGSVDYSDKIGISSSSSEQSHKKVKPADLIQEDEKVNWRSFNVDGLNKFTEVEIKRNTDNYSTLISKSGSAEVYHGVLEDGSSVAVKIPLPDMKEHFAKEIIIHCQINHKNVVRLLGYCSEENVLMMITEYTSGGNLRDVLDSREYPISLDARLGIALDCAEVLSYMHSSMCPPIIHGDFKPGNILLDDNFRAKLFDFGISRMFSKDSTQYTVNVIGSIGYMDPLFAKTGYIDPKSDVYSFGIVLVELVTRKKVYENGTITDLIETFILAVQKGKKAREMFDADIAQSSNIKVLDKIVNLAAECLRMEMSKRPQMEDVAERLRMLIKARCQPGEEKTAGHWTLWGKQDNNTTQSERISSSNSTVFFNLNSLGIFSRNAHTNFKRNGGPVLQNVKGLYIFTKSELRKITNNNSEFLSIESFGKVCKGTLSDNTAVAVMSSVKVTESIKEQFIEQIEIQTHMMHVNILKLIGSCLEVDVPMLVYEFAGKGSLQDILHGNSRNQKLPLDLRLDIAIGTAQGLTYLHSYGDQAIRHGDVKPDNILLDDKFVPKILDFGLWKLLREEYYFGKIVAGDMAYVDPVFLKTGQLTEKSDVYSFGAVLLELITRKRSVYDEYTSLILEFRKVCEKEKSGRAMMDKEIGTEEEDIYCLEEIGKPAIECLKEDVEDRPDMAAVVERLVMLKEDRMLKS; this is encoded by the exons ATGGATCCCGAAGGCAACAGTAAACACGCCATCCTGGAGCGCTTGCTGGCTGACAAATATGCAGAGCCCATGAAACTGCCGTTTTCACTCTTGGAGGACATCACGAATGGTTTCTCTCCTGATCATCGAATCGGCATAGGAGGGTTTGCGGTGGTTTATAAG GGGGTGGTTGGAAAATACACGGTCGCTGTCAAGAAGCTATCCAACACATACAATATCCGCGAGAATAAATTCCACCAAGAGGTTAAATGCTTGATGAAGGCTAAGCATGAGAACATAGTACGTTTCTTGGGGTACTGTGCTGAGACACAAGGGGAAATGGAAGACTACGAGGGAAAGCTTGTCATGTCAGATCAACGAAACTGGCTACTTTGCTCTGAGCATGTGCCCAACGGGAGCCTTGATAAGCATATTACCG ATGTATCTACTGGACTTGAATGGAGAGAGCGTTATCGAATAATCAGGGGAATATGCGAGGGGCTACATTATCTTCATCAGAAGTGCATTCTTCATTTGGACCTCAAGCCCGCTAATATACTGTTAGATGATCACATGGTACCTAAAATTACTGATTTTGGTCTATCAAGGTGTTTCGAGGAAGGGCAAACAAGTGCATTCACTGAACAAATATTTCTATCACG AGGATATTTTGCTCCGGAACTACTGAGAGGACAAATCACATACAAGTTAGACATATTTAGCCTGGGCGCCATAATCATGGAGATACTGATAGGAGAGAAGAGTTATCCCGAAGATGAGAAG GTAGTTGCCAGTTGGATGAATCAGGTAGTTGCAAGTTGGATGGATCGACTGGAGGCATTAGAGGGAGATACACAGTTGGAACAAGTAAGAGTATGCACTAAGATAGGGATAGAATGTTTGGACTTGGACCCGAAGAAGAGACCAGATGCAGGGGACATAATCGATAGGCTTGATAAAACAGGAAGTGTGGACTATTCAGACAAAATTGGTATCAGCAGTTCATCATCTGAGCAG AGTCACAAGAAGGTCAAGCCTGCAGACCTTATCCAAGAGGATGAAAAGGTAAACTGGAGATCATTCAACGTTGATGGTCTAAACAAGTTCACAGAGGTTGAGATTAAAAGGAACACTGACAACTATAGCACTCTCATTAGCAAAAGTGGCTCCGCAGAAGTTTACCATGGTGTTCTTGAAGATGGTAGTTCTGTTGCAGTCAAGATTCCACTCCCAGATATGAAGGAACATTTTGCTAAAGAAATAATCATACATTGCCAAATCAACCACAAGAACGTTGTTAGGCTCTTGGGCTACTGTTCAGAGGAAAACGTTTTAATGATGATCACCGAATACACCTCTGGAGGAAACCTCAGAGATGTTCTTGATTCCAGAGAATATCCCATTTCTTTAGATGCAAGGTTGGGTATTGCTCTAGACTGTGCAGAGGTGTTAAGCTACATGCATTCTTCCATGTGTCCACCAATCATTCACGGTGATTTCAAGCCAGGTAACATCCTTTTAGATGATAACTTTCGTGCGAAATTATTCGACTTCGGGATATCCAGAATGTTTTCCAAGGACAGCACTCAATACACAGTGaatgtgataggcagcataggttacATGGATCCGTTGTTTGCTAAGACTGGGTACATCGATCCGAAGAGTGATGTTTACAGTTTTGGGATCGTATTGGTAGAACTAGTCACCAGAAAAAAGGTATATGAAAATGGTACAATTACTGACCTCATAGAAACTTTCATCCTAGCTGTTCAAAAAGGAAAGAAGGCAAGAGAGATGTTCGATGCTGATATAGCACAGTCGAGCAACATTAAGGTTCTTGACAAGATTGTAAATCTAGCAGCTGAGTGCCTCAGAATGGAGATGAGCAAACGCCCTCAAATGGAAGATGTTGCAGAACGTCTTCGGATGCTAATAAAAGCTCGTTGCCAGCCGGGTGAAGAAAAAACTGCAGGTCACTGGACATTGTGGGGAAAACAAGACAACAACACAACACAAAGCGAAAGGATTTCCAGCTCTAACTCTACCGTGTTCTTCAACTTGAACAGTTTGGGCATCTTCAGTAGGAATGCGCACACGAATTTCAAAAGGAATGGAGGTCCAGTACTGCAGAATGTCAAGGGACTATACATTTTCACAAAAAGCGAACTAAGAAAAATCACCAACAACAACTCAGAGTTTCTTTCAATCGAAAGTTTTGGTAAAGTCTGCAAAGGAACCCTTTCTGACAACACTGCAGTGGCAGTTATGTCTTCTGTCAAGGTAACTGAATCTATAAAAGAGCAGTTTATCGAGCAAATAGAGATCCAGACACATATGATGCACGTGAATATTCTCAAGCTCATCGGTAGCTGCCTGGAGGTGGATGTTCCAATGTTGGTGTATGAGTTTGCTGGCAAAGGAAGTCTTCAAGACATTCTTCATGGCAACAGCAGAAACCAAAAGCTCCCCTTAGACCTGCGTCTGGATATTGCAATTGGAACTGCACAAGGTTTAACATATCTGCACTCCTATGGAGATCAAGCCATACGGCACGGTGATGTCAAACCGGACAACATACTTCTGGATGACAAGTTCGTACCAAAAATCTTGGATTTCGGGTTATGGAAGCTGCTTAGAGAGGAATATTATTTCGGCAAGATTGTAGCTGGGGACATGGCCTACGTTGACCCAGTATTCCTTAAAACCGGGCAACTGACAGAAAAAAGCGACGTTTACAGCTTTGGGGCGGTTCTCTTAGAACTCATTACCAGGAAGCGAAGTGTATATGATGAATACACTAGCCTCATTTTGGAGTTCCGTAAAGTCTGTGAGAAAGAAAAGAGCGGTAGGGCGATGATGGACAAGGAGATCGGAACTGAAGAAGAAGATATCTATTGCCTGGAAGAAATTGGTAAGCCGGCAATTGAGTGCCTAAAAGAAGATGTAGAAGATCGGCCCGACATGGCGGCGGTAGTTGAGCGACTTGTAATGCTTAAAGAGGATAGGATGCTTAAGAGTTAG